TCAGACattaaacaaaatgtgcaaatccTTATCAACCCAAGAAAATGCTGATCGATGcaactctaaaaaaaaacagtaacggACATTCTTTCACACATACCATATGTTAAAGGCAACCAGGGCAAGCGGAGCAGCTGTGACTAGTTGAGCCAGTCTCCAGTTTCTGATGCAGTAGATCATGCCACCGAGGATGGCTTGTCCAATGGCACCACATAGTTGAGTTATGCATGCTCCCCATGATCGTTTGGACACCCCGATCCATTCAGTGCCTGCAAGCATAAAGCCTAGGGGTAACCATTCAATAAGAAGTTTGATTATGGAAAACAATACCTAATAGGGCGAAATGAGTATTGGCTTCCTTTAGTGGAGCTAGTGTAGTGAGGCCTGAGTGTTCGCAAAGATTTGACCAGAACCCAGAGTGATGACTGCAACTAACAATATGTTGTCTTGTGCCATTGTACTGCAACTTTTAATTACATTACTGCACCAACACACCTTAATAGAACGAATGGTTAGTTAGCAGGCCTTTTCAGAACTTGCTGACATGCCAAGGAGATAATATGGGTTTTTTATTTAGTGGCGATGGAGCAGGGATGCGTCTAAAAATTGCAGGACAGCAGCACCCGAGGATTGGAGTTGCAGACACCTGTTGTGAAGAGTACCACCCACATGCCAAACAATTGCACAAGGTGACCACAAAATGAGACCCATATTGAACTTCATCAATTGCTAGCAATACTGTCTTATGCATCTACAAGGCATCCTCTGAGCTTGACCTTCCCCTCAATGTTGTGACCAGCTGTCGGATGCTCCAGAAACTGTCTATGATCCTATagcttctttggggatgctgCCACTGAGCACGCTGGTGTCCATTTTAGAAATGGCAGATCCTTGTAACTGGGATTGTTTCCATATCCATCACTGGTGTGTATGTGTACCAAATTACATCCCAACTGGTCTGTGCCATTTGTGTTTAAATTGGTCCCTAACTGTTTTGTCAGTATTTTTAGAAAATGGTAAACACGATTATAAAAAAACTTTACTTAGGATGACGCTGTTGAGCCGATAGCCTCCATAGCCAATTCCCACCACGAACTGGGACGCCAAATAAAAGGGGTAGGTCGGAGAAAATCCAGTTGCTACAGTGAAAACAACCATCAGTACTACCGGGATCTGAGTGGCTCGTTTACGGCCAAACCTGAATGAAACAGTTTAGTTTACAAAACCATGGAATATGTAGAGATTTACATGGAAGTGTACAAATACAGCACCTTGAAGAAATAAAGTGCATGgttcataaaaatgtttaagattCTTTCTGTTCAACTTACGATTCAGCGAAAAGTCCGAGTAAGAGACATCCAGTGACAATGCCAGCCATCAGCACTGTCTGTGCAACTCCCAACAAATGAGTCTGGTCACAAACTAGATcaaactttacaaaaaatgAACACAACTTGTCTGCAACAGGGCTACATTTGAATTTGCACTGTAAATAACTGAAACAGGTTTATCACTTACATCAGTAACTATGGTGGACTGATACAGCATGCTGCCATAAACCCATCCATTCATACACCCTGTTGTCTCATTAAGTCCATAATCCCTTATGGCATGGATGTCCCAGTCCACGGGGACAAACATCCGACACCTGCTGAAGATCCCATCCTCCTCCCTAGGCAGAGTGAGGTTCAGTTGCTCCTCTGCAGTAAGGTTAGGAGCAGCTTCCTGGATCCAATCTGTGTTACAGTACCTCTCTGGATCAGACTGGGTAAAAACTACACTCGCAAAGTGAAAAGGCAAGAAAAAGTTTGGGAAGCAAAGAGCAAATAGAATGGTCTTTTGAAACAATCCAAACTCTCCTATATTATGCAGTATTTCCCCAAAATCAGCCATGGTCAGGGTGACAGCTTCACTTCGGTGATGCTGCAAAGGAATGACCTTTAAACAAAGCCCATTAATGTTTAATCCCAAGCCAGTGTGCTGAAGGAAAGATGAGACAGCGCTTTCACTTAGGTTGCAGAAAGACCAGCATTCCTGATTTTTTATACCAGATATTTAATTCTGGCATCTCTCACTATTTTCCCCCATAAAAACCTGTTTGGTTTAACCTGCTGTCCAGAGCTGAGTTTTCGATAGTGCAAATTAATAAGTAGGAACAAATGATTAACATACTGACCAAAACAACCAGTAAATGTACACAAGTTTGAGCTAAATGCAAATTgcaaa
This genomic interval from Girardinichthys multiradiatus isolate DD_20200921_A chromosome 6, DD_fGirMul_XY1, whole genome shotgun sequence contains the following:
- the LOC124869800 gene encoding solute carrier family 22 member 14-like, translating into MADFGEILHNIGEFGLFQKTILFALCFPNFFLPFHFASVVFTQSDPERYCNTDWIQEAAPNLTAEEQLNLTLPREEDGIFSRCRMFVPVDWDIHAIRDYGLNETTGCMNGWVYGSMLYQSTIVTDFDLVCDQTHLLGVAQTVLMAGIVTGCLLLGLFAESFGRKRATQIPVVLMVVFTVATGFSPTYPFYLASQFVVGIGYGGYRLNSVILSKVFL